The following coding sequences lie in one Cloeon dipterum chromosome 1, ieCloDipt1.1, whole genome shotgun sequence genomic window:
- the LOC135941112 gene encoding uncharacterized protein LOC135941112, translated as MNTYSCDLPKSAFLLLILFNWTSDVNGIKCFVCNSMRDAECTDLRGYHLRSGNDSSETNLLSQLTEEKENVNLALSYLKECEDGVGGKESFCRKTDQYIHVRRMRVVVRSCGWSKHDRGCYWSDNNARTEHVCQCFDDGCNSAPGGAQIMFLFAVTAFGVLFVVR; from the exons ATGAACACCTACAGCTGCGACCTGCCCAAATCGGCCTTTCTAttacttattttattcaacTGGACATCAG ACGTGAATGGtattaaatgttttgtttgcaaCTCAATGAGAGATGCTGAATGCACCGACCTGCGAGGATACCATTTAAGAAGTGGAAATGACTCTAGCGAAACAAATTTGTTGAGCCAACTCAcagaagaaaaggaaaatgtgAATTTAGCGCTTAGTTATCTCAAAGAGTGCGAAGATGGTGTTGGTGGCAAGGAGTCTTTCTGCAGGAAGACGGATCAATATA TTCATGTTCGGCGTATGAGAGTGGTAGTGAGGTCATGCGGCTGGTCAAAACACGATCGTGGTTGCTACTGGAGTGACAACAATGCGCGCACTGAGCATGTCTGCCAGTGCTTTGACGATGGATGCAATAGCGCTCCTGGTGGAGCCCAAATTATGTTCCTGTTCGCCGTCACCGCTTTTGGTGTTCTCTTTGTGGTGCGATAA